The genomic window GGCCGATTTATTTGGGCCATGTTTGTACATAAATTTCCCTGGCTTTAATCATCTTCCTATAGCTCTGAGAGTCCTTCTTGTCCTTCCTCGTGCTTCGCCCAATCGCCCCACATATCATATCAGCAAGTTGAATGAGGTTGTTTCTTGCAGAATCCTGAATTTTAACCTTCCGTATTTTCCTGGTGGCCTGAGGTGTATTGACCCTTTTTTTCAAGTAAACTTCCAGTTGTCTCCGAAAACCTTTACTACCGCTTCCATCAAATATCACGGTGGCATCATCCAAGTGAGGCTTTGCATTTTCAAAGACCAAGCTACTGACGTATTTATAAAAAGGTTCTTGGTATCGAAAGCCTTCTCCATATAATTTAGCCTTATTTATAACGATACCAAAATAGAAAAAATTGTATGGTGTTATTGCATTCAAAAACGCTTTCCTTATTCCCGGATGGCATTTATTAAAATGAAATTCAAATCCTGGATGTAGCCTCAGCTCTCTTCGCAACAAAGAAATCCGTTGATCCGCCGCCTCAGCTTCTTCGTTATCCTCAAATACCACCAGAGCAACAACAAAGTGCGAAGTGGACCCTTCCCCAATCTTCAGGCCGGAATCCCCTGATTCGTCAACGAAGACCAGCATCTTAATTTATAGTAAAAATTTCAATCAATTGTAGCCTGCTATTTTCGAACTACAATTTTTGGGGCAAACTTAACAGAGAACATGAATTATGACACAAAACTTGT from Nitrospiria bacterium includes these protein-coding regions:
- a CDS encoding DUF3800 domain-containing protein → MLVFVDESGDSGLKIGEGSTSHFVVALVVFEDNEEAEAADQRISLLRRELRLHPGFEFHFNKCHPGIRKAFLNAITPYNFFYFGIVINKAKLYGEGFRYQEPFYKYVSSLVFENAKPHLDDATVIFDGSGSKGFRRQLEVYLKKRVNTPQATRKIRKVKIQDSARNNLIQLADMICGAIGRSTRKDKKDSQSYRKMIKAREIYVQTWPK